In the genome of Podospora pseudocomata strain CBS 415.72m chromosome 7, whole genome shotgun sequence, the window gcttttgtttttgtgaCCTCCTCTTTTTGTCACCAGGGAACTGAGTTGTCAGCAGATGTTTTGGCAGAGGTCATGCCTTGTCGACCTATGATTCACACTTTGTGTAAGCAAAAGATCGCTATGATATTTAAGATATTCTTTCTGTAATGCATTATCTCTCTATATGTGCTACCCTGTCGTTTATAACATTAACTAGTATCTAAAACCCGGTCTTGTTTTCAAGAACATGTGCCCAAACGCCGCCCCAAATTGTCAGACGATAACCGCTGATCTTGTGTTGGGCTCGTGGGCATCTATGACTTCCCAAGCCCGGTCCTAACATGCTTTACAGGACAGGTGCAGGCGATTTTACAACCGGCAAAATAGTCACAACTGCCACGTCGTTGCTCTTTTCCGCAGCGGATGACAACCCAAAGAAGGTATATCTCTTCTTGGTTCCAGCGGACTGTGGGGTTACAGCTGGATTTGGTGGAATGGTCTGCTGATTGGAAGCCGCCACGGTTTTTTCTGAAAAGGTAAACATTCTCTTTCCCACCCTCGGAGCCGCTGTCATTGGCCCCTGCGGACCTCGAGCTTTTGGCACACTCGGAGACGAACTCTTCATGGCCTCTGACATGGAAAGCGTGGCTCGCCTGAACAACTGCGGCGAGGAACGGATGGGTGTCGAGACCCTGTTGAAGAGGGGCCCAATCTTCTCCGACATGGTGACCACAATCGGCCTCTTTGGCGGCTTGGTGAGCTCGAAGTATGCTCGGCCAGAGTCAGTTTTGGTGAGAGAGCCAGTGAAGGAGCCCTTGCTCAGGGCGGCGCGGGCGATTTTGGCCTTGGTCATCAGCATCATTTCACTCCCTTGGAGCGCCACCACGCAGTTGTGCCAGGGGGTGGGCACATGGAGCAGGTCGATCGAAGTCATGAGTTCGCCGTCGGCCGAAAGGGAGGTGACGGCCCGTACCTTGGCGGGGTCCACAAGCTGAATGCCAAACTTGGGACCGGCATTGTTGTGTGCGTGAATGGATAGCCGGATGTAGTTGGGAAACAGTATCTCGACGAGGTTGGAGTAGGCGTGGTTGCGTACAATCATCTCGAAGGCCACCTTGGCTGACAGCTTCTTTTGCTTGGACCGTGACATCCTTTGGGTCAGCGGGTGGTTTTCCAGATCCTCGAGCACGAACTTGGAAAAGCCGCGGTACAGACGGGTGATTGTGGCATCCTTGGAATCAATCTTTGCCCGAATAGCCTCTTTACGAGGCCCGGACCCCGCAACAAGCATCCGCCTACAGAGCTCGGCTTCCTCAGTAATCTTGGTGTCTAGGTAGTGTTCAATCGGGGGAAGGCTGAGCCGGGATGCTAGAGTGGAAAGGTCATCGTTCCGGGACGCCAGTCGGAAGAGATCAACGAGAGA includes:
- the DIT2_2 gene encoding cytochrome P450-dit2 (COG:Q; EggNog:ENOG503NUUG) — its product is MISYLVRACLLITPPVFTYYTTSALCAQDTSCLPSVFQLLSFCILAVCHIVLVHISCYHIFHQAEESLRNRLNSLNPPSSPVPAQKAPNVNMAMVVEFGNEGQSIYFRYQGSYLRDSEGNLVHCTGSQKQWVQDNWSTIRSSHSKPDAKIYQSSSPDGQGYTTAIMIGNHGRIVDGDAFEKFFVDLLLTQADLTTHTLPVSAAGEDADIEAVTEQIVDLFDSYLRYDGSKGDQWKVSGRKYFTQRVRHFTSRKAKLEMCLPAFPCKSSNPDKVTGPDPDRGEELALERLHGFVTEIEKIYMPGAKLWVISDGHVFSDCIGVDDGEVDRYTALLKDMNREVGSHFGDPDRIGFKSLVDLFRLASRNDDLSTLASRLSLPPIEHYLDTKITEEAELCRRMLVAGSGPRKEAIRAKIDSKDATITRLYRGFSKFVLEDLENHPLTQRMSRSKQKKLSAKVAFEMIVRNHAYSNLVEILFPNYIRLSIHAHNNAGPKFGIQLVDPAKVRAVTSLSADGELMTSIDLLHVPTPWHNCVVALQGSEMMLMTKAKIARAALSKGSFTGSLTKTDSGRAYFELTKPPKRPIVVTMSEKIGPLFNRVSTPIRSSPQLFRRATLSMSEAMKSSSPSVPKARGPQGPMTAAPRVGKRMFTFSEKTVAASNQQTIPPNPAVTPQSAGTKKRYTFFGLSSAAEKSNDVAVVTILPVVKSPAPVL